A genome region from Planctomycetota bacterium includes the following:
- the fusA gene encoding elongation factor G — protein sequence MPIDLTKVRNIGICAHIDAGKTTVTERILFYTGKIHRMGEVHEGTATMDSLEEEQKRGITIQSAATTCPWEADGVEYKINLIDTPGHVDFTIEVERSLRVLDGAVAVFDGKEGVEAQSETVWRQADRYGVPRLCLINKMDKLGGDFDYSFGSIKARLGANAIAIQVPIGGGATFKGIVDLMRMKAMYWDPAEQGNEIKETEIPEDFRETAEKWRTQMVENIADLDDSLAEKYLTDPSTITIPELKLALRKATIALKCAPVLCGSALKYTGVQKILDAVVDYLPCPTERPPVEGVDPKDPSIKLSRPHSEAAPFSALVFKVVSDVAGNLTYLRIYSGKLTKGSRVLNPGNGRRENVSRLYEMHAQNRTALDETGTGQIVAVVGLKDSFTGDTLCDPDHPIVLERMVFPEPVISMSIEPNTADDKKKLGESLTIIRREDPSFRSNYNDETGETIISGMGELHLEIIKNKLVRDMKVNVTVGKPRVAYRETITGTGKEIRGLFKKQSGGRGQYGDAVVTVSPMTKEEADVEELVMKDGVVFEDKVTGGAIPREFIPSVEYGVRQAAASGILGGYPVINVRCQLVFGSYHDVDSSQIAFEQAGALAFREACTRAGLALLEPIMKLVVTTPDEFFGNVAGDIASRRGQIIDSELRGITRLITAEVPLAELFGYTTTLRSMTQGRASSVMEPHTYRIMPDRLKDEVLAKA from the coding sequence ATGCCCATTGATCTGACCAAGGTTCGCAACATCGGAATTTGTGCCCACATCGACGCCGGCAAGACCACCGTCACGGAGCGCATTCTTTTCTACACCGGAAAGATCCATCGCATGGGTGAAGTGCATGAAGGCACCGCCACCATGGACAGCCTTGAGGAAGAGCAGAAGCGCGGCATCACCATCCAGAGCGCCGCCACCACCTGCCCATGGGAAGCCGACGGCGTCGAGTACAAGATCAATCTGATCGACACCCCGGGCCACGTGGATTTCACCATCGAAGTGGAGCGCTCGCTGCGCGTGCTCGACGGCGCGGTCGCGGTGTTTGACGGCAAGGAAGGCGTGGAGGCCCAGAGCGAGACGGTATGGCGCCAGGCCGACCGCTACGGCGTTCCGCGACTCTGCCTGATCAACAAGATGGACAAGCTCGGCGGCGACTTCGACTACTCCTTCGGCAGCATCAAGGCCCGCCTTGGCGCCAACGCCATCGCCATCCAGGTTCCCATCGGCGGCGGCGCCACCTTCAAGGGCATCGTCGATCTGATGCGCATGAAGGCCATGTACTGGGATCCCGCAGAGCAGGGCAACGAGATCAAGGAGACCGAGATTCCCGAGGATTTCCGCGAAACCGCCGAGAAATGGCGCACCCAGATGGTCGAGAACATCGCCGACCTGGATGACTCGCTCGCCGAGAAGTACCTGACCGATCCCTCGACCATCACCATTCCGGAATTGAAGCTCGCCCTGCGGAAGGCCACCATCGCGCTGAAGTGCGCCCCGGTGCTCTGCGGCTCCGCGCTCAAGTACACCGGCGTGCAGAAAATTCTCGACGCCGTCGTGGACTACCTGCCCTGCCCGACCGAGCGCCCTCCCGTGGAAGGCGTCGACCCCAAGGATCCCTCGATCAAATTGTCGCGCCCGCACAGCGAGGCCGCTCCCTTCTCCGCACTGGTGTTCAAGGTGGTCAGCGACGTCGCCGGCAACCTCACCTACCTGCGCATCTACTCCGGCAAGCTGACCAAGGGCAGCCGCGTGCTCAATCCCGGCAACGGCCGCCGCGAGAACGTCAGCCGCCTCTACGAGATGCACGCCCAGAACCGGACCGCGCTGGACGAGACCGGCACCGGCCAGATCGTGGCCGTCGTCGGACTGAAGGATTCGTTCACGGGCGACACCCTGTGCGATCCCGACCATCCGATCGTGCTCGAGCGCATGGTCTTCCCGGAGCCCGTCATCTCGATGAGCATCGAGCCCAACACCGCCGACGACAAGAAGAAGCTGGGCGAGTCGCTCACCATCATTCGCCGCGAGGATCCCTCCTTCCGCAGCAACTACAACGATGAGACCGGCGAGACCATCATCAGCGGCATGGGCGAGCTGCACCTTGAGATCATCAAGAACAAGCTGGTCCGCGACATGAAAGTGAACGTCACCGTCGGCAAGCCCCGCGTGGCCTACCGCGAGACCATCACCGGAACCGGCAAGGAAATCCGCGGACTCTTCAAGAAGCAGTCCGGCGGACGCGGCCAGTACGGCGATGCCGTGGTCACCGTCTCTCCGATGACCAAGGAGGAGGCCGATGTCGAGGAACTCGTCATGAAGGATGGCGTGGTCTTCGAGGACAAGGTCACCGGCGGCGCGATTCCACGCGAGTTCATTCCCAGCGTCGAGTACGGAGTGCGCCAGGCGGCCGCGAGCGGCATCCTGGGCGGATACCCCGTGATCAATGTGCGCTGCCAGCTGGTGTTCGGTTCCTATCACGATGTCGATTCCAGTCAGATCGCCTTCGAGCAGGCCGGCGCGCTGGCCTTCCGCGAGGCCTGCACCCGCGCAGGTTTGGCGCTGCTCGAGCCGATCATGAAGTTGGTCGTCACGACCCCCGATGAATTCTTCGGCAATGTCGCCGGAGACATCGCCAGCCGCCGCGGCCAGATCATCGACAGCGAATTGCGCGGCATCACCCGCCTCATCACCGCGGAGGTCCCGCTGGCGGAGCTCTTCGGCTACACCACCACGCTTCGCAGCATGACCCAGGGTCGCGCCTCGAGCGTGATGGAGCCGCACACCTACCGCATCATGCCGGACCGTCTGAAGGATGAAGTGTTGGCGAAGGCCTGA
- the ribD gene encoding bifunctional diaminohydroxyphosphoribosylaminopyrimidine deaminase/5-amino-6-(5-phosphoribosylamino)uracil reductase RibD, with product MPNRTLTTNPAHVHMGGDLWRSWMKTAARIALRGHGNVEPNPMVGCVVLDAREQLAGWGCHRKIGGAHAEIEALKRAGAKARGGTAIVTLEPCAHFGRTPPCVDALRNAGVARVVYGAEDPNPEAAGGAAKLREAGIEAILLRCPECDELNEPFLKRVRTGLPWVLAKWAQTVDGCVATRNYDSQWISGERSRRMVHRERGRVDAILTGIGTVMHDDPQLTARGVRLRRNAIRVVIDPELVLPLTASLVRTARQFKTVVATLPKSFSERSEHRRALGDLGVGCMKQHSDFRGLLAALRKEYGVHTVLVEAGGGLTGELLKERLIDEAWVFVGPKVVGDREAIHPARGLSPLTMDDAIPLRLLSVRRRGPDALLHYRFDDPNISGSSGNDIVAG from the coding sequence ATGCCGAACCGCACCCTGACCACGAACCCCGCCCATGTGCACATGGGCGGTGATTTGTGGCGTTCCTGGATGAAGACGGCGGCGCGGATCGCCCTGCGCGGGCATGGAAATGTCGAGCCCAATCCCATGGTCGGCTGCGTGGTGCTGGACGCCCGCGAGCAGCTGGCCGGCTGGGGTTGCCACCGGAAGATCGGTGGCGCGCACGCCGAAATCGAGGCCCTGAAGCGGGCCGGCGCCAAGGCCCGCGGCGGGACGGCGATCGTGACGCTTGAGCCCTGCGCGCATTTCGGGCGGACGCCCCCCTGCGTCGACGCCCTGAGGAATGCCGGCGTGGCCCGCGTGGTCTACGGCGCCGAGGATCCGAATCCCGAGGCCGCCGGCGGCGCCGCCAAGCTTCGCGAAGCCGGCATCGAGGCCATCCTGCTGCGCTGCCCCGAGTGCGACGAATTGAACGAGCCCTTTCTGAAGCGTGTGCGCACCGGGCTGCCCTGGGTCCTGGCGAAATGGGCGCAGACCGTGGACGGTTGCGTGGCGACGCGGAACTACGACTCGCAGTGGATTAGCGGCGAGCGCAGCCGGCGCATGGTGCACCGCGAGCGCGGGCGCGTGGACGCCATCCTGACCGGCATCGGCACCGTCATGCACGACGATCCCCAGCTCACCGCCCGCGGCGTCCGCCTGCGTCGCAATGCGATCCGCGTGGTGATTGATCCCGAGCTGGTGCTGCCGCTCACGGCGTCGCTGGTCCGGACGGCGCGCCAGTTCAAGACCGTCGTGGCCACGCTGCCCAAGTCATTTTCGGAGCGCTCCGAGCACCGCCGCGCTTTGGGCGACCTGGGGGTCGGCTGCATGAAGCAGCACTCGGACTTCCGCGGACTGCTGGCGGCGCTGCGCAAGGAGTACGGGGTGCACACCGTGCTGGTCGAGGCGGGCGGCGGCCTGACCGGCGAGCTGCTCAAGGAGCGGCTGATCGACGAGGCGTGGGTCTTTGTCGGCCCGAAAGTGGTCGGGGACCGCGAGGCGATCCACCCCGCGCGCGGCCTTTCGCCGCTGACCATGGATGACGCGATCCCGCTGCGCCTTCTCTCGGTGCGCCGCCGCGGGCCGGACGCGCTGCTGCACTACCGGTTCGACGATCCGAACATCTCGGGCTCCAGCGGAAACGACATCGTCGCGGGATAG
- a CDS encoding DUF4340 domain-containing protein: MSTIPRVLKPWLAALALVALGWLLRSGAGTANEPQLLAEIPVDLVSKIEARKAGRTLVFERIGDAWMQTSPVAQPADPAAIRRALVAMAEARVIQATDLLKMPARAGLDESAPSLKATWPTGSATLRIGARHPAGLAWIAAVERNIGGPGSSDLHRMLVEGDPVQLRSARLFDRPGAASDRVIVQANSGAKRLEVALEKKEGRWSLVEPIEARADNGAVADFLEAVARLEHEGIVDDEPKDLALYGLATPAAVVSIRSLDLSKGVSVEEVLEIGSDGPAGPGGRFGKRRDRPGVFQLEKRSLSALFPPSAAFIDATMLGVDPAEVASIELRGASGTPRAELARSVATWRIKEPASEARPADPRRIRELLQALCAARASDLATEAIPPNLVVAHMTARLSGGAAIALVIGKDAQGRWLVGDGGNLTRVYPATMSFPLEPEMFGSSNR; the protein is encoded by the coding sequence ATGAGCACCATCCCCCGAGTCCTGAAGCCGTGGCTGGCGGCGCTGGCGCTGGTCGCCCTGGGTTGGCTCCTGCGTTCCGGCGCCGGCACCGCCAACGAGCCGCAGCTGCTCGCCGAGATTCCCGTGGATCTCGTCTCGAAAATCGAGGCCCGCAAAGCCGGTCGAACGCTGGTGTTCGAGCGGATCGGCGACGCGTGGATGCAGACGTCTCCCGTGGCGCAGCCGGCGGATCCCGCGGCCATCCGCCGGGCACTGGTGGCGATGGCGGAAGCGCGGGTGATCCAGGCCACGGACCTCTTGAAAATGCCGGCGCGGGCGGGCTTGGATGAATCGGCTCCGAGCCTCAAGGCGACCTGGCCCACAGGCAGCGCGACCCTTCGCATTGGCGCCCGTCATCCCGCGGGGCTGGCGTGGATTGCCGCAGTCGAGCGCAACATCGGCGGCCCGGGCTCCAGCGACCTGCACCGGATGCTGGTCGAGGGAGATCCCGTCCAGTTGCGCAGCGCGAGGCTCTTCGACCGACCCGGCGCCGCAAGCGACCGCGTCATCGTGCAGGCGAACTCCGGCGCGAAGCGCCTGGAGGTGGCGCTGGAGAAGAAGGAGGGGCGCTGGTCCCTCGTCGAGCCGATCGAGGCCCGCGCCGACAATGGCGCGGTCGCGGATTTCCTGGAGGCGGTGGCGCGGCTCGAGCATGAGGGCATCGTCGACGACGAGCCAAAGGACCTTGCGCTCTACGGTCTTGCCACTCCGGCCGCCGTGGTGTCGATCCGGTCGCTCGATCTCTCCAAGGGGGTGTCCGTGGAAGAAGTGCTGGAGATTGGAAGCGATGGCCCTGCCGGACCAGGCGGGCGCTTCGGCAAGCGGCGCGATCGGCCTGGGGTGTTCCAGCTCGAGAAGCGCTCGTTGTCCGCGCTCTTTCCGCCCAGCGCCGCCTTCATCGACGCCACCATGCTGGGCGTCGATCCGGCCGAGGTCGCATCGATCGAGCTGCGAGGCGCCAGCGGAACTCCGAGAGCCGAGCTGGCCCGGAGCGTGGCGACCTGGCGAATCAAGGAGCCTGCGTCGGAGGCGCGTCCCGCGGATCCGCGGCGCATCCGCGAACTGCTGCAGGCCCTCTGCGCCGCGCGGGCCTCGGATCTGGCGACCGAGGCCATTCCGCCGAATCTGGTGGTTGCCCACATGACCGCGCGATTGTCCGGCGGCGCCGCGATCGCATTGGTGATCGGCAAGGATGCGCAGGGGCGATGGCTCGTCGGCGACGGCGGCAACCTCACCCGGGTCTATCCCGCGACGATGTCGTTTCCGCTGGAGCCCGAGATGTTCGGATCGTCGAACCGGTAG
- a CDS encoding ABC transporter ATP-binding protein, with amino-acid sequence MIVAQDLAKNFASRIAVDGVSFYVPAGAICGFLGPNGAGKSTSMRMIAGALAPDRGQVLVDGADVWSQPREARSRMGWLPERAPVHPDASVDEFIQWSAQMKGIEHRQAPKSAEEAMQRCGLLEVRHRLCGELSRGFRQRVGLAAALASRPKVLLLDEPTAGLDPAQVMAFREMLQSLRGSVTVLLSTHVLAEVEATCDRLIVLDRGRVVAMGEPDEVRRKLGVAARLQIEVDDPVRAEVAVAEAGLRLEMQRPLDGAWHAMTASGDVTLEARSTLSRSLARDGVAVRRMDVEAGPLEDAFKRLALEAS; translated from the coding sequence ATGATTGTCGCTCAAGATTTAGCCAAGAATTTCGCCTCGCGCATCGCCGTCGACGGCGTAAGTTTTTATGTGCCAGCGGGGGCCATCTGCGGATTTCTGGGTCCAAATGGGGCTGGCAAGAGCACTTCGATGCGGATGATTGCAGGCGCCCTGGCGCCGGATCGCGGCCAGGTTTTGGTCGACGGCGCGGATGTCTGGTCGCAGCCGCGCGAGGCCCGCTCGCGGATGGGATGGCTGCCCGAGCGGGCGCCCGTGCATCCCGACGCATCGGTCGACGAGTTCATCCAATGGTCGGCACAAATGAAAGGAATCGAACATCGCCAAGCACCGAAGTCGGCGGAGGAGGCGATGCAGCGCTGCGGATTGCTTGAGGTGCGTCATCGATTGTGCGGCGAGCTGAGCCGCGGATTTCGGCAGCGCGTCGGGCTGGCGGCGGCGCTTGCCTCGCGGCCGAAGGTGCTGCTGCTGGACGAGCCCACCGCCGGACTCGATCCGGCCCAGGTGATGGCCTTCCGCGAAATGCTGCAGTCGCTGCGGGGCAGTGTGACGGTGCTGCTCTCGACGCACGTGCTTGCGGAAGTCGAGGCCACCTGCGACCGGCTGATCGTGCTCGACCGCGGTCGCGTGGTGGCGATGGGCGAGCCCGACGAGGTGCGCCGGAAACTGGGCGTCGCCGCCCGGCTCCAGATCGAAGTGGACGATCCCGTCCGCGCCGAAGTCGCCGTCGCCGAGGCGGGACTGCGACTGGAAATGCAGCGCCCGCTGGACGGAGCATGGCACGCCATGACCGCCTCGGGCGATGTCACGCTCGAGGCTCGTTCCACGCTCTCGCGGAGTCTGGCCCGCGACGGGGTGGCGGTGCGGCGCATGGATGTGGAGGCGGGGCCGCTTGAGGATGCCTTCAAGCGACTCGCGCTGGAGGCGTCGTGA
- a CDS encoding response regulator, whose product MTAKTHESGTFDAAALLEGLVDGVGVVDASGEIVWMSGRLAAQTPEVMRRFADTCRDILREAKPDRPNQLRRFRSGTKTFEVAISKMEVAGRSDHAVATLLNVTPRQRLFDRIEQVDNAGDLMLNLDAVIVNPLNVAERLKLLESRVEQSLRELFAASNYQVRLLDRKTRVLELVLHRGIAPLPIGQQMRADMEGAGITGYVASTGQSYLCKEPASDPRYRAGLPNCRCSLTSPLLLHDRVVGTINLESGDPRAFEEEDQFLLELYGRYVAMALNILDMLIVERYTTNQRIAGSVQEEIAIPVRSLRESLESLRGTIANSSAGMLALGQMEDCVASLEKRLQSATDGFKGILGVDRISVAGTTQPKLAGRRVLVVDDEAGIRDAIVSILSQHGAVVTAFERGEPALAALESAKKEDKPFELVLSDVRLPDRNGYEIFRATKAIDTETPVILMTGFGYDPNHSIVRSSQEGLHCFLFKPFQAQQLLDEACKAIVTPPHGL is encoded by the coding sequence ATGACCGCAAAGACGCACGAATCCGGCACCTTTGACGCCGCGGCCCTGCTGGAGGGCCTTGTGGACGGTGTCGGAGTCGTGGACGCGTCCGGCGAGATCGTGTGGATGAGCGGACGACTCGCGGCGCAGACGCCCGAGGTGATGCGCCGCTTCGCCGACACCTGCCGCGACATTCTGCGCGAGGCCAAGCCCGACCGGCCGAATCAGTTGCGCCGTTTCCGCAGCGGCACCAAAACATTCGAGGTCGCCATCTCCAAGATGGAGGTGGCGGGCCGCAGCGACCACGCCGTGGCCACGCTGCTCAACGTGACGCCACGGCAGCGCCTCTTCGACCGCATCGAGCAGGTCGACAACGCCGGCGACCTGATGCTGAACCTCGACGCGGTGATCGTGAATCCGCTCAACGTCGCCGAGCGGCTGAAGCTGCTCGAGAGCCGCGTGGAGCAGTCGCTGCGGGAACTCTTCGCGGCCTCCAACTATCAGGTCCGCCTGCTCGACCGCAAGACGCGCGTGCTGGAGCTGGTGCTGCACCGCGGCATCGCCCCGCTGCCGATCGGCCAGCAGATGCGCGCTGACATGGAAGGCGCCGGCATCACCGGCTACGTCGCCAGCACCGGCCAGAGCTACCTCTGCAAGGAACCCGCCAGCGATCCGCGCTACCGCGCCGGCCTGCCCAACTGCCGCTGCTCGCTGACCTCCCCGCTGCTGCTGCACGACCGCGTGGTCGGAACCATCAACCTGGAGAGCGGCGACCCGCGCGCCTTCGAGGAGGAGGACCAGTTCCTGCTCGAGCTCTACGGGCGCTACGTGGCGATGGCCCTGAACATCCTGGACATGCTGATCGTGGAGCGTTACACCACCAATCAGCGCATCGCCGGCAGCGTGCAGGAGGAGATCGCGATTCCCGTGCGCTCGCTGCGCGAGTCGCTGGAGTCGCTGCGCGGCACCATCGCCAACTCCAGCGCCGGCATGCTGGCCCTGGGACAGATGGAAGATTGCGTCGCCTCGCTTGAGAAGCGGCTGCAGAGCGCGACCGACGGGTTCAAGGGAATCCTGGGCGTGGACCGCATCTCGGTGGCGGGCACGACGCAGCCCAAGCTCGCCGGCCGCCGCGTGCTGGTGGTCGACGACGAGGCCGGCATCCGCGACGCGATCGTGAGCATCCTGAGCCAGCATGGCGCCGTGGTGACGGCCTTCGAGCGCGGCGAGCCCGCGCTGGCCGCACTGGAGAGCGCCAAGAAGGAGGACAAGCCCTTCGAGCTCGTCCTCAGCGACGTCCGCCTGCCGGACCGAAACGGCTACGAGATTTTCCGGGCCACCAAGGCCATCGACACCGAGACGCCGGTGATCCTGATGACCGGCTTCGGCTACGACCCGAACCACTCGATCGTGCGCTCCAGCCAGGAGGGGCTGCACTGCTTCCTCTTCAAGCCCTTCCAGGCGCAGCAACTGCTCGACGAGGCCTGCAAGGCCATCGTGACTCCGCCGCACGGCCTCTAG